Part of the Anaerolineales bacterium genome, TGGCGGTGATCGAGTCTCTGCACGCGCCAACCGTGATCTTTCTTCCCGATGAATACCTGGCCCGCAACGTGGCGCGGGAGACGGGGAAACACATCCTCTTCCCCAGCCTCGTGCCGCCCGAAGAGACCCTCCACGAAGGCGACGTTCAGCTCGTCGGCTGGCATGGCCGGTGCGAGGTGCACGAGAAGTTCACCGTCGGTGACATCGTCGCCGTCCGGGAGGAGTATCCAGATGTCGTGGTCCTGGCTCACCCGGAGTGTCCGCCCGAGGTCGTGGCGGCATCGGACTTCTCAGGGAGCACGTCGGCCTTGATCGATTACGTGGAGCGCACCTGTGCGCCCCGGTACCTGTTGCTGACTGAGTGTGCCATGGGCGACAACATCGCCGCGGCCAATCCGCAAAAAGAGATGGTGCGGATGTGCAGCGTCCGCTGCCCGCACATGAATCAGATCACGCTGGAGGATACCCTGGCCTCTCTTGAACAGGGCCGGTATGTCATCGATGTTCCGGAGGATGTGCGCCTGCGGGCGTCGACGGCAGTCGAGCGGATGCTGGCCGTGGGGCAGAAGGACTGAGGAGGGACCTCCCTGATCCAGACCGACGTGCTCATCATCGGGAGCGGCATTGGCGGAGC contains:
- the nadA gene encoding quinolinate synthase NadA, yielding MTGKGSVEEIHAKLAAMLGGHAPDAELRYKAELAARIIDLKREKDAVILGHNYMEPALYHTIPDYVGDSLELSRKAATTDKGTIVFCGVRFMAETAKILSPQKTVLLPSEKAGCSLAASITAEDVRALKRRFPGVPVVSYVNTYAEVKAESDICCTSSNAVAVIESLHAPTVIFLPDEYLARNVARETGKHILFPSLVPPEETLHEGDVQLVGWHGRCEVHEKFTVGDIVAVREEYPDVVVLAHPECPPEVVAASDFSGSTSALIDYVERTCAPRYLLLTECAMGDNIAAANPQKEMVRMCSVRCPHMNQITLEDTLASLEQGRYVIDVPEDVRLRASTAVERMLAVGQKD